One stretch of Streptomyces sp. NBC_01142 DNA includes these proteins:
- a CDS encoding DUF1496 domain-containing protein: MTTTKTSARRRTLLAVLGLATAAGVLAGPATAAQALPPQPGGGPGAATCTWGNKNYSEGGVVNSDGRKYECRSDGRWHDVGPAARKVSVKKPPITPPRK, encoded by the coding sequence ATGACCACGACCAAGACCTCCGCCCGTCGGCGGACGCTTCTGGCGGTCCTCGGCCTCGCCACCGCTGCCGGTGTGCTTGCCGGGCCGGCCACAGCCGCTCAAGCCCTGCCTCCGCAGCCCGGTGGTGGGCCGGGCGCGGCGACCTGCACGTGGGGAAATAAGAACTACAGCGAGGGCGGCGTCGTCAATAGCGATGGCCGCAAGTACGAGTGCAGGTCGGATGGGCGATGGCATGACGTCGGTCCGGCCGCCAGAAAGGTTTCGGTGAAGAAGCCGCCGATCACACCACCGCGCAAGTGA
- a CDS encoding MerR family transcriptional regulator, translated as MPPEIPSSTSDRFDDDDYPAYTMGRAAEMIGATPGFLRAIGEARLITPLRSEGGHRRYSRYQLRIAARARELVDAGTPIDAACRIVILEDQLEEALRLNEELRKPTAGAGGTTGS; from the coding sequence ATGCCCCCAGAAATCCCATCGAGCACCAGCGATCGATTCGACGATGACGACTACCCCGCCTACACCATGGGCCGCGCCGCCGAGATGATCGGCGCCACACCCGGCTTCCTCCGGGCCATCGGCGAAGCCCGTCTGATCACCCCTCTGCGCTCCGAAGGCGGTCACCGCCGCTACTCGCGCTACCAGCTGCGGATCGCAGCCCGCGCCCGTGAACTCGTCGACGCCGGCACGCCGATCGACGCCGCCTGCCGCATCGTCATCCTGGAAGACCAGCTCGAAGAAGCCCTGCGCCTCAACGAGGAACTGCGCAAGCCCACAGCAGGCGCGGGCGGCACCACCGGATCCTGA
- a CDS encoding IS630 family transposase, producing MAGSSGVELSVEQAAELRELVNSRDVPADMATRGRIVLWSSEGRRRKDIAELLGVSLPTVDRWKIRYAEQGLAGLEGERPGGAREQVPARVRARVIALTRMTPPDRTGLSHWSTRELAKYLERAENITVSWHYIARVWREESLKPHRLGTFKISKDPAFAEKVADVIGLYLAPPGGAVVLSIDEKTQIQALDRTQPVLPVAFAASEQRTADYVRHGTTNLFAALNVTTGEVLGECRPTRNGKDFLAFLKKAVKPYAGKDIHVVLDNLSTHTTPEVKEWLVKNRQVHFHFTPVGSSWLNQIEIWFGILTRQSIRRGTFSSVNVLIKQIRDYINSWNTTAKPFTWTATSGEVLAKVRLVATNVKKLVNNNSN from the coding sequence ATGGCAGGGTCTTCTGGTGTGGAGCTCTCCGTGGAACAGGCCGCCGAGTTGCGGGAGTTGGTGAACAGTCGGGATGTTCCTGCGGACATGGCAACGCGGGGCCGGATCGTGCTGTGGTCGAGTGAGGGGCGTCGGCGCAAGGACATTGCCGAGCTGCTCGGGGTGTCGCTGCCGACCGTGGACCGCTGGAAGATCCGCTATGCCGAGCAGGGCCTGGCCGGGCTGGAAGGTGAGCGTCCTGGTGGCGCGCGGGAGCAGGTGCCGGCGCGGGTGCGGGCCCGGGTGATTGCGCTGACGCGCATGACGCCGCCGGACCGTACGGGGCTTTCGCACTGGTCCACGCGGGAGTTGGCGAAGTATCTGGAGCGGGCCGAGAACATCACCGTGTCCTGGCACTACATTGCGCGCGTCTGGCGGGAGGAGAGCCTGAAGCCGCACCGGTTGGGTACCTTCAAGATTTCCAAAGACCCCGCGTTCGCGGAGAAAGTGGCCGATGTGATCGGCCTGTATCTGGCTCCGCCGGGTGGCGCGGTGGTCCTCTCGATCGACGAGAAGACGCAGATCCAGGCTCTGGACCGGACCCAGCCGGTGCTGCCGGTCGCCTTCGCGGCGAGCGAGCAGCGCACCGCCGACTACGTCCGGCACGGCACCACGAACCTGTTCGCCGCCCTGAACGTGACCACCGGTGAAGTGCTCGGCGAGTGCAGGCCGACCCGGAACGGCAAGGATTTCCTGGCCTTCTTGAAGAAGGCGGTGAAACCGTACGCCGGGAAGGACATCCATGTCGTCCTGGACAACCTCTCGACGCACACCACACCCGAGGTCAAGGAGTGGCTGGTCAAGAACCGGCAAGTCCACTTCCATTTCACTCCCGTCGGTTCTTCGTGGCTGAACCAGATCGAGATCTGGTTCGGAATCCTCACCCGGCAATCCATCCGCCGCGGCACGTTCTCCAGCGTCAACGTCCTGATCAAACAGATCCGCGACTACATCAACTCCTGGAACACGACAGCGAAACCGTTCACCTGGACCGCGACCTCCGGCGAGGTCCTCGCGAAGGTCCGACTCGTCGCGACCAACGTGAAGAAACTCGTCAATAACAACTCGAACTGA
- a CDS encoding EF-hand domain-containing protein: MATFDPITRRLRQLFAVLDTDEDGFVTWDDHQRIVDKYATGYALTKSDSRIKPLEKAYWSQWLGLLAQTTPGQDRLSQDEFVAAHRAAGYGTNASHLLEDLAQAIFNVLDADGDKRISRDEFARYLAFCDISGADAALVFRRLDLDGDAFISQREVARSLRAFHLYNDDLNTPGGIFLGVY, encoded by the coding sequence ATGGCGACGTTCGATCCGATCACCCGCCGACTCCGGCAGCTCTTCGCGGTCCTGGACACCGACGAAGACGGATTTGTCACCTGGGACGACCACCAGCGCATCGTGGACAAGTACGCGACCGGCTATGCGTTGACGAAGAGCGACTCCAGGATCAAACCTCTGGAGAAGGCGTACTGGTCGCAATGGCTGGGGCTTCTGGCGCAGACGACCCCCGGGCAGGACCGTCTGTCCCAGGACGAGTTCGTGGCGGCGCACCGCGCCGCGGGCTACGGCACGAACGCGTCCCACCTGCTCGAGGACCTGGCGCAGGCCATCTTCAATGTCCTGGACGCCGACGGCGACAAGCGGATCAGCAGGGACGAGTTCGCCAGGTACCTGGCCTTCTGCGATATCTCCGGCGCTGACGCCGCGCTCGTCTTCCGGCGACTGGACCTGGACGGAGACGCGTTCATCTCCCAGCGGGAGGTCGCCAGGTCGCTGCGCGCATTCCACCTCTACAACGACGACCTCAACACACCGGGCGGCATCTTCCTCGGCGTCTACTGA
- a CDS encoding cold-shock protein, whose product MATGTVKWFNAEKGFGFIEQEGGGPDVFAHYSNIAAQGFRELQEGQKVNFDVTQGQKGPQAENITPA is encoded by the coding sequence ATGGCTACTGGCACCGTGAAGTGGTTCAACGCGGAAAAGGGTTTCGGTTTCATCGAGCAGGAGGGTGGCGGTCCTGACGTGTTCGCCCACTACTCGAACATCGCCGCCCAGGGCTTCCGTGAGCTGCAGGAAGGCCAGAAGGTGAACTTCGACGTCACGCAGGGCCAGAAGGGCCCGCAGGCGGAGAACATCACCCCCGCCTGA